A stretch of Bubalus bubalis isolate 160015118507 breed Murrah chromosome 19, NDDB_SH_1, whole genome shotgun sequence DNA encodes these proteins:
- the PTGER4 gene encoding prostaglandin E2 receptor EP4 subtype: MTAPGTNASSSQASNPLNSPVTIPAVMFIFGVVGNLVAIVVLCKSRKEQKETTFYTLVCGLAVTDLLGTLLVSPVTIATYLKGQWPGGHALCEYSTFILLFFGLSGLSIICAMSIERYLAINHAYFYSHYVDKRLAGLTLFAVYASNVLFCALPSMGLGSSRLQYPATWCFIDWTTNVTAHAAFSYMYAGFSSFLILATVLCNVLVCGALLRMHRQFMRRTSLGTEQQHHAAAAAVALAPTACRAPPAASSPALPRLSDFRRRRSFRRIAGAEIQMVILLIATSLVVLICSIPLVVRVFVNQLYRPQLEPVISKNPDLQAIRIASVNPILDPWIYILLRKTVLSKAIEKIKCLFCRIGGSRRERSGPHCSDSRRTSSAVSGHSRSFLSRELKEISSTSQTLLYTPELSENGLGGGRNLLPGVPGVGLNQIDSTSLRTLRISETSDSSQGQDSESFLLVDEVGGSCRAGPAPKGSSLQVTFPSETLNLSEKCI; the protein is encoded by the exons ATGACCGCCCCTGGGACCAATGCATCATCCTCCCAGGCCTCCAACCCACTGAACAGCCCAGTGACCATCCCGGCGGTGATGTTCATCTTCGGGGTGGTGGGCAACCTGGTGGCCATCGTGGTGCTCTGTAAGTCGCGCAAAGAGCAGAAGGAGACGACTTTCTACACACTGGTATGCGGGCTGGCGGTCACCGACCTGCTGGGCACGTTGCTGGTGAGCCCGGTGACCATCGCCACCTACTTGAAGGGCCAGTGGCCCGGGGGCCACGCGCTGTGCGAGTACAGCACCTTCATCCTGCTCTTCTTTGGCCTGTCGGGGCTCAGCATCATCTGTGCGATGAGTATTGAGCGCTACCTGGCCATCAACCACGCCTACTTCTACAGCCACTACGTGGACAAGCGGCTGGCGGGGCTCACGCTCTTCGCGGTCTACGCGTCCAACGTGCTCTTCTGCGCGCTGCCCAGCATGGGCCTGGGCAGTTCGCGGCTGCAGTACCCGGCCACCTGGTGCTTCATCGACTGGACCACCAACGTGACAGCGCACGCCGCCTTCTCCTACATGTATGCGGGCTTCAGTTCCTTCCTCATCCTCGCCACCGTGCTCTGCAACGTGCTCGTGTGCGGCGCGCTGCTCCGCATGCACCGCCAGTTCATGCGCCGCACCTCGCTGGGCACCGAGCAGCAGCACCACGCGGCCGCCGCCGCGGTCGCCTTGGCCCCAACAGCCTGCCGGGCTCCCCCGGccgcctcctccccagccctgccgcGCCTCAGCGACTTTCGCCGCCGCCGGAGCTTCCGCCGCATCGCGGGCGCCGAGATCCAGATGGTCATCTTACTCATCGCCACCTCTCTGGTGGTGCTCATCTGCTCCATCCCGCTTGTG GTGCGGGTGTTCGTCAACCAGTTATATCGGCCACAACTGGAGCCAGTCATCAGCAAAAACCCGGATTTGCAGGCCATCCGAATTGCTTCCGTGAACCCCATCCTGGACCCCTGGATATACATCCTCCTGCGGAAGACAGTGCTCAGTAAAGCCATAGAGAAGATCAAATGCCTCTTCTGCCGCATCGGCGGGTCGCGCAGGGAGCGTTCGGGACCGCACTGCTCAGACAGCAGAAGGACGTCCTCCGCCGTGTCCGGCCACTCCCGCTCCTTCCTTTCCCGGgagctgaaggagatcagcagcACGTCGCAGACCCTCCTGTACACGCCAGAACTCAGTGAAAACGGCCTCGGGGGAGGCAGGAATCTGCTGCCAGGTGTGCCCGGCGTGGGCCTGAACCAAATAGACAGCACGTCGCTTAGGACTCTGCGGATATCGGAGACCTCAGACTCCTCACAGGGGCAGGACTCGGAGAGCTTCTTACTGGTGGACGAGGTTGGCGGGAGCTGCAGGGCTGGGCCCGCCCCCAAGGGGAGCTCCCTGCAAGTCACGTTTCCCAGTGAAACGCTGAACTTATCAGAAAAATGTATATAG